In Gemmatimonadales bacterium, the following are encoded in one genomic region:
- a CDS encoding PEP-CTERM sorting domain-containing protein, producing MRLQNLLIPTALLAVAVVPLAAQTQLTDKSQINPATILDWSTLGADGFTPTNPFTLSFASQVSTDGDFILAVDNVDWQGGFLPNETLLFAQDGATYIDLMFDQNLTAFGTQLWQKFFDPGSPMFTLQAFLDGTLVATYTTEASGGNDTNNGDAPFLGISDPDGFNQILLTSSGNTHGGNTFAINQELTLAAGTPTGTVPEPGTMSLLATGLVGLAGAGKWRQRKR from the coding sequence ATGCGACTTCAGAACCTGCTCATCCCGACTGCGTTGCTCGCCGTTGCCGTGGTACCGCTGGCGGCGCAGACGCAGCTGACCGACAAGTCGCAGATCAATCCCGCGACCATTCTCGACTGGTCGACCCTCGGCGCGGACGGCTTCACACCCACGAACCCGTTCACGCTCTCCTTTGCCAGCCAGGTCTCGACTGACGGAGATTTCATCCTCGCGGTCGACAATGTCGACTGGCAGGGGGGCTTCCTTCCGAACGAAACCCTCCTCTTCGCTCAGGATGGCGCCACCTATATCGACCTGATGTTCGACCAGAACCTGACTGCCTTCGGGACGCAGCTCTGGCAGAAGTTCTTCGATCCGGGTAGCCCGATGTTCACCCTCCAGGCCTTTCTCGACGGGACGCTGGTCGCGACCTACACGACGGAGGCCTCGGGCGGAAACGACACCAACAACGGCGACGCTCCGTTCCTCGGCATCTCCGATCCGGACGGCTTCAACCAAATCCTCCTCACCAGTAGCGGGAACACCCATGGCGGCAACACCTTCGCCATCAACCAGGAACTGACCCTTGCGGCGGGGACACCTACTGGTACGGTCCCGGAACCGGGGACGATGTCGCTCCTCGCCACCGGCCTGGTCGGTCTGGCGGGGGCCGGTAAGTGGCGGCAGCGCAAACGCTGA
- the rpsS gene encoding 30S ribosomal protein S19, whose translation MARSIRKGPFVQQALLDKVEVLNSKNEKKVVKTWSRASTILPEFVGHTFAVHNGNKFVPVYVSENMVGHKLGEFAPTRLFRGHSGKLVVDKKAKAV comes from the coding sequence ATGGCGCGAAGCATTCGCAAGGGCCCGTTCGTGCAGCAGGCGCTGCTCGACAAGGTCGAGGTCCTCAATTCGAAGAACGAGAAGAAGGTCGTCAAGACCTGGAGCCGGGCGAGCACGATTCTCCCCGAGTTCGTGGGGCATACCTTCGCGGTGCACAACGGCAACAAGTTCGTGCCGGTGTACGTCTCGGAAAACATGGTGGGCCACAAGCTCGGCGAGTTTGCGCCGACACGGCTCTTCCGCGGCCACAGCGGCAAGCTCGTGGTCGACAAGAAGGCGAAGGCGGTCTGA
- the rpsJ gene encoding 30S ribosomal protein S10 encodes MAGKIRIRLKAFDHVVLDQAAADIVRTAEKTGAQVSGPIPLPVKMERWTVLRSPHVDKKSREQFELRTHKRLLDIHDSRPQTMDALTKLDLPAGVDVEIKVE; translated from the coding sequence ATGGCAGGAAAGATTCGCATCCGCCTCAAGGCGTTCGACCACGTGGTCCTGGATCAGGCCGCGGCGGATATCGTGCGCACTGCGGAAAAGACCGGCGCCCAGGTGTCGGGTCCGATCCCGCTTCCGGTGAAGATGGAGCGGTGGACGGTCCTCCGCTCGCCGCACGTCGACAAGAAGAGCCGCGAACAGTTCGAGCTGCGCACGCACAAGCGGCTGCTCGACATTCACGACTCACGCCCGCAGACGATGGACGCGCTGACCAAGCTCGACCTCCCGGCTGGCGTGGACGTCGAGATCAAGGTCGAATAG
- the rpsG gene encoding 30S ribosomal protein S7 has product MSRRKNAIKRPVPPDPRYDSQTVSKFVSNLMFEGKKSLAEGIFYKAMDMIEERTGQPGVAVFKQAVNNVKPAVEVKSRRVGGASLQVPVEVRPERRTALAMRWIISYSRDRSEKTMAERLAAELVLASKGEGNAIKKKEDTHRMAEANRAFAHYRW; this is encoded by the coding sequence ATGAGCCGCCGCAAGAACGCCATCAAGCGGCCCGTTCCGCCCGATCCGCGCTACGATTCGCAGACGGTGTCGAAGTTCGTGAGCAACCTGATGTTCGAAGGGAAGAAGTCTCTCGCCGAGGGGATCTTCTACAAGGCGATGGACATGATCGAGGAGCGGACTGGTCAGCCGGGCGTTGCCGTCTTCAAGCAGGCGGTCAACAACGTCAAGCCGGCGGTCGAGGTGAAGAGCCGCCGCGTCGGTGGTGCCTCGCTCCAGGTCCCGGTCGAGGTTCGTCCGGAGCGCCGGACCGCGCTGGCGATGCGCTGGATCATTTCCTACTCGCGCGATCGCAGCGAGAAGACGATGGCCGAGCGGCTCGCCGCCGAGCTGGTTCTGGCGAGCAAGGGCGAAGGGAACGCCATCAAGAAGAAGGAAGACACGCACCGGATGGCCGAGGCCAACCGCGCGTTTGCACACTATCGCTGGTAG
- the tuf gene encoding elongation factor Tu — protein sequence MSKAKFDRTKPHVNVGTIGHVDHGKTTLTAALTKISADKGFGTKYIPYDAVAKASESQGRRDPTKILTIATSHVEYETAKRHYAHVDCPGHADYVKNMITGAAQMDGAILVVSAVDGPMPQTREHILLARQVNVPSIVVFLNKCDLVDDAELLDLVELEVRELLTQYKYPGDDTPVIRGSAIKAIEGDAGYIAKIQELYDTLDSYIPEPVRETDKPFLMPVEDVFSITGRGTVATGRIERGKIKVGEEVQLVGFGAEKKVVVTGVEMFRKLLDEGTAGDNVGLLLRGIEKNEIERGMVLAKPGSIPPHTKFEAEVYVLGKDEGGRHTPFFKGYRPQFYFRTTDVTGSVELPAGVEMVMPGDNIGMVIELITPVAMDEGLRFAIREGGRTVGAGVVTKILK from the coding sequence ATGAGCAAGGCCAAATTCGATCGCACCAAGCCCCACGTCAACGTCGGCACCATCGGCCACGTCGACCACGGCAAGACCACGCTGACCGCCGCCCTGACCAAGATCTCGGCGGACAAGGGGTTCGGGACGAAGTACATCCCGTACGACGCAGTGGCCAAGGCCAGTGAGTCGCAGGGTCGCCGCGACCCGACCAAGATCCTGACGATCGCGACGAGCCACGTCGAGTACGAGACGGCCAAGCGCCATTATGCGCACGTCGACTGCCCGGGGCACGCCGACTACGTCAAGAACATGATCACCGGTGCGGCCCAGATGGATGGCGCGATCCTGGTGGTGAGCGCGGTCGACGGCCCGATGCCGCAGACCCGCGAGCACATCCTGCTGGCGCGCCAGGTGAACGTGCCGAGCATTGTGGTGTTCCTCAACAAGTGCGACCTGGTTGACGACGCCGAGCTCCTCGATCTCGTCGAGCTCGAAGTCCGCGAGCTGCTCACGCAGTACAAGTATCCGGGCGACGATACGCCGGTGATCCGCGGCAGCGCGATCAAGGCGATCGAGGGCGACGCGGGATATATCGCCAAGATCCAGGAGCTGTACGACACGCTCGACAGCTACATCCCGGAGCCGGTGCGCGAGACCGACAAGCCGTTCCTGATGCCGGTGGAAGATGTCTTCAGCATCACGGGGCGCGGCACGGTCGCGACTGGTCGTATCGAGCGCGGCAAGATCAAGGTCGGCGAAGAGGTGCAGCTGGTCGGCTTCGGCGCCGAAAAGAAAGTGGTCGTCACCGGCGTCGAGATGTTCCGCAAGCTGCTCGATGAGGGAACCGCCGGCGACAACGTCGGCCTCCTGCTGCGCGGCATCGAAAAGAACGAAATCGAGCGCGGGATGGTGCTGGCGAAGCCGGGGAGCATCCCGCCGCACACGAAGTTTGAAGCCGAAGTCTACGTGCTGGGGAAGGACGAGGGCGGCCGTCACACGCCGTTCTTCAAGGGCTACCGGCCGCAGTTCTACTTCCGCACGACCGACGTGACCGGAAGTGTCGAGCTGCCGGCGGGGGTGGAGATGGTGATGCCGGGCGACAACATCGGGATGGTGATCGAACTGATCACGCCGGTGGCGATGGACGAGGGGCTGCGCTTCGCGATCCGCGAAGGCGGGCGGACGGTCGGCGCCGGGGTCGTCACCAAGATCTTGAAGTAG
- the rplD gene encoding 50S ribosomal protein L4, with translation MINAPHYSATGAKHGHAFALPDDTFDGVVNDAVLHQVVKAHLANQRQGTAKTKTRSFVSGGNQKPWKQKGTGRARQGSTRAPHWRGGGTVFGPIPRDYRADTNRKVRQLARRSALNARAREGMLHVIDAITMDAPKTSALLGILGKLTLADTKTLILTDGSKPPVYLSCRNVPHLEVLPFSDATAYDILRADALVIESGAFGAGGSDADGDEGEAETGAPRKRTAKVAKKASPRAVKSAAKSAARSSAKAAKRAQSKSEGKSAKHAASKKAAPKHAAAKGAKKSAHKKASE, from the coding sequence ATGATTAATGCTCCGCACTATTCCGCGACTGGCGCGAAGCACGGTCACGCGTTCGCACTTCCCGACGACACCTTCGACGGGGTGGTCAACGACGCGGTGCTGCACCAGGTGGTGAAGGCGCATCTCGCCAACCAGCGCCAGGGAACGGCGAAGACCAAGACGCGGTCATTCGTCTCGGGCGGCAACCAGAAGCCGTGGAAGCAGAAGGGAACCGGCCGCGCTCGTCAGGGGTCGACGCGTGCGCCGCACTGGCGCGGCGGCGGCACCGTCTTCGGACCGATCCCGCGCGACTATCGCGCCGACACCAACCGCAAGGTGCGCCAGCTGGCTCGCCGGTCGGCGCTCAACGCCCGCGCGCGCGAGGGGATGCTTCACGTGATCGACGCGATCACGATGGACGCCCCGAAGACGAGCGCCCTCCTCGGCATCCTCGGCAAGCTGACGCTCGCGGATACCAAGACGCTGATCCTTACCGACGGCTCGAAGCCGCCGGTCTATCTCAGCTGCCGCAACGTGCCGCACCTCGAGGTGCTGCCGTTCAGCGACGCGACGGCGTACGACATTCTCCGCGCCGATGCGCTGGTAATCGAGAGCGGGGCGTTCGGCGCCGGCGGCTCGGATGCCGACGGTGATGAGGGCGAGGCAGAGACAGGTGCACCGCGGAAGCGCACGGCCAAGGTCGCCAAGAAGGCGTCGCCGCGCGCCGTGAAGTCTGCGGCGAAGAGCGCCGCGCGTTCGTCGGCCAAGGCAGCGAAGCGCGCTCAGAGCAAGAGCGAAGGGAAGAGCGCCAAGCACGCCGCGAGCAAGAAGGCCGCGCCGAAGCACGCCGCAGCCAAGGGTGCGAAGAAGTCGGCGCACAAGAAAGCGAGTGAGTGA
- a CDS encoding pyrimidine dimer DNA glycosylase/endonuclease V, with amino-acid sequence MRLWTLHPRYLDAAGLVALWREALLARKVLRGNTIGYRHHPQLQRFRNSGRPVASINAYLRAIYVEAMRRGYRFDASRIRGPRARTKIPVTAGQVAAEWQHLLAKLRRRSPRLFEQLEPMGRPRLHPLFRSRSGPVESWERARPDNAPP; translated from the coding sequence ATGCGACTCTGGACGCTGCACCCCAGGTATCTCGATGCTGCAGGCCTCGTCGCGCTATGGCGTGAGGCGCTCCTCGCCCGCAAGGTCCTGCGCGGCAACACGATCGGCTATCGACACCACCCGCAGTTGCAGCGGTTCCGGAATAGCGGGCGGCCGGTCGCGAGTATCAACGCGTATCTGCGCGCCATCTACGTGGAAGCGATGCGGCGCGGATATCGGTTCGACGCGAGCCGGATACGGGGGCCGCGTGCCCGGACGAAGATCCCGGTGACAGCCGGGCAGGTGGCAGCTGAATGGCAGCACCTGCTCGCGAAGTTGCGGCGACGCTCGCCGAGACTGTTCGAGCAGCTGGAGCCGATGGGGAGGCCACGATTGCATCCTCTCTTTCGGTCTCGCTCGGGGCCCGTGGAATCGTGGGAGCGCGCGCGACCAGACAACGCGCCGCCTTGA
- the rplC gene encoding 50S ribosomal protein L3: MTTGIIGRKLGMTRVFAEDGTAVPVTVIEAGPCAVLQVRESQAQLGWGKKTPVRTTRAELGHAKAAGLDFAPQVVRSFPLNGAELAPGATVTVEIFAAGDMVKVTGTTKGRGFQGVVHRYGFHGGPATHGNTRHRKPGSISPGTDPSRVIKGKRMPGHMGAERHTELGLTIVKIDAERNLLFVRGAIPGSKNGIVTVAKQGGKSRHD; encoded by the coding sequence ATGACGACCGGAATCATCGGGCGCAAGCTCGGCATGACACGTGTCTTCGCGGAGGACGGCACTGCCGTTCCCGTGACCGTGATCGAGGCCGGCCCGTGCGCCGTGCTCCAGGTGCGTGAATCGCAGGCGCAGCTTGGCTGGGGAAAGAAGACTCCGGTGCGGACCACCCGCGCTGAACTCGGCCACGCCAAGGCGGCGGGGCTCGACTTCGCGCCGCAGGTGGTGCGCTCGTTCCCGCTCAACGGCGCCGAGCTCGCGCCGGGTGCGACGGTCACGGTCGAGATCTTTGCCGCCGGCGACATGGTCAAGGTGACCGGGACGACCAAGGGTCGCGGCTTCCAGGGCGTGGTGCACCGGTACGGCTTCCACGGCGGTCCGGCGACGCACGGCAACACCCGTCACCGCAAGCCGGGATCGATTTCTCCGGGCACCGACCCGTCACGCGTGATCAAGGGAAAGCGGATGCCTGGCCATATGGGTGCCGAGCGGCACACCGAGCTCGGACTCACGATCGTGAAGATCGATGCCGAGCGGAATCTGCTCTTCGTGCGTGGCGCCATCCCGGGATCGAAGAACGGGATCGTCACGGTGGCGAAGCAGGGAGGGAAGAGCCGCCATGATTAA
- a CDS encoding PEP-CTERM sorting domain-containing protein — MKKSIAGLALAAAVALPAAASAQAEQKCAPAAAHVCVTVLFTLSGGNTINAFIFNGSNSEGVNWQSSLTQFAIGALPTTGTWSLNSVHYNDWNPTTLTLDSNGATALASDGGWAFSSGFADLSMTTQAGAGGPGGNGGVTTCDGPTGGSGTKFATCEGNGTAFGNHDDWLEISFLYSLGGLTQTTLDNLTWAFKVQAVEGLNGNSFECNDVSTNADKFCQTDDISIPLEDSVPEPGTMSLLAVGLTGMAAAGRRRRKKS, encoded by the coding sequence ATGAAGAAATCGATCGCAGGACTCGCACTCGCAGCAGCAGTCGCACTTCCGGCGGCAGCCAGCGCCCAGGCCGAGCAAAAGTGCGCCCCGGCAGCGGCCCACGTCTGCGTGACGGTGCTGTTCACGCTGAGCGGCGGGAACACCATCAACGCCTTCATTTTCAACGGCTCCAATAGCGAGGGCGTCAACTGGCAGTCGTCATTGACGCAGTTCGCGATCGGTGCGCTGCCGACCACGGGCACCTGGTCGTTGAACAGCGTGCACTACAACGACTGGAATCCCACCACGCTCACGCTGGACAGCAATGGGGCAACTGCCCTTGCCTCCGACGGCGGCTGGGCGTTCAGCAGCGGCTTCGCCGATCTGAGCATGACCACCCAGGCCGGCGCTGGCGGCCCGGGCGGCAATGGTGGCGTGACCACCTGCGACGGCCCGACGGGCGGCAGTGGAACCAAGTTTGCCACCTGTGAAGGGAACGGCACGGCGTTCGGAAACCACGATGACTGGCTCGAGATTTCGTTCCTCTATTCGCTGGGCGGGCTGACCCAGACCACGCTCGACAACCTGACCTGGGCGTTCAAGGTACAGGCAGTCGAAGGGCTGAACGGCAATTCATTCGAGTGCAACGACGTCTCGACCAACGCCGACAAGTTCTGCCAGACCGATGACATCAGCATTCCCCTCGAGGACTCGGTTCCGGAACCCGGCACCATGTCGCTCCTCGCGGTCGGTCTGACCGGGATGGCCGCCGCGGGCCGCCGGCGCCGCAAGAAGAGCTGA
- the rpsL gene encoding 30S ribosomal protein S12, whose product MPTINQLLRHGRRDANYKGKAPHLQQNPQKRGVCTRVYTTTPKKPNSALRKVAKVRLTNGIEVIAYIPGEGHNLQEHSIVMIRGGRVKDLPGVRYHILRGTLDAAGVNDRRRSRSKYGAKRPKAGAPAKGAKK is encoded by the coding sequence ATGCCGACGATCAACCAGCTCCTCCGTCACGGACGCCGTGATGCGAACTACAAGGGCAAGGCGCCGCACCTGCAGCAGAACCCGCAGAAGCGTGGCGTTTGCACCCGCGTCTACACCACCACGCCCAAGAAGCCGAACTCGGCGCTGCGCAAGGTGGCCAAGGTCCGGTTGACGAACGGGATCGAAGTGATCGCCTACATCCCGGGCGAGGGACACAACCTGCAGGAACACTCGATCGTGATGATCCGCGGCGGGCGTGTGAAGGATCTCCCCGGCGTGCGCTATCACATCCTGCGTGGCACGCTCGACGCCGCCGGCGTCAACGATCGCCGCCGCAGCCGTTCCAAGTACGGCGCCAAGCGTCCCAAGGCCGGTGCTCCCGCCAAGGGCGCCAAGAAATGA
- the rplV gene encoding 50S ribosomal protein L22 yields MAGRAIQRSVRQSPRKMRLVMDLIRGKDVNEAYAILQFNKKLAAKQIAKTLKSAVANAEQHAQNANESFDVDELVVIDAQIQMGSPLKRFGAAAQGRATPIRKRTSHVHIAVASRAEGRAK; encoded by the coding sequence ATGGCGGGACGCGCGATTCAGCGGTCGGTCCGGCAGTCGCCCCGCAAGATGCGGCTGGTGATGGACCTGATCCGCGGCAAGGACGTCAATGAGGCGTACGCGATCCTCCAGTTCAACAAGAAGCTGGCGGCGAAGCAGATCGCGAAGACGCTCAAGTCGGCGGTGGCCAACGCCGAGCAGCATGCGCAGAACGCCAACGAGTCGTTCGATGTCGACGAGCTCGTGGTGATCGACGCGCAGATCCAGATGGGGTCGCCGCTCAAGCGGTTCGGTGCCGCGGCGCAGGGACGCGCCACGCCGATCCGGAAGCGGACCAGTCACGTGCATATCGCCGTGGCCTCGCGGGCTGAGGGGAGGGCGAAGTAA
- the fusA gene encoding elongation factor G, with the protein MARHTSLDLYRNIGIMAHIDAGKTTTTERILYYTGKNYKIGEVHDGAATMDWMEQEQERGITITSAATTCFWKRHGESDSEGTGPEYRINIIDTPGHVDFTVEVERSLRVLDGAVALLDSVAGVEPQTETVWKQADRYRVPRMIFANKMDRVGANFDRCMSMIKDRLSRRAFALQLPVGTGETFTGHIDVIARRQYIFDDATMGKNFQVVEPPAEFSAAIEDARHQAIEAAVEFDDELLEKYLQGTELSEEEIHRAIRKATLAMEFIPVLCGASFKNKGVQALLDAVIDYLPSPMDVPAINGHSPADEAEIITRHPDDGEPFAALAFKIATDPFVGRLTFFRVYSGKLEAGSYVYNATKDKKERVARLLQMHANKRDEIQEVLAGDIGAAIGLKDTRTGDTLSDEDKPVILEAMKFAEPVISMSIEPKSKADQDKLVIAMQKLAEEDPTFRVRTDAETGQTIIAGMGELHLEILVDRMKREFKVEANVGRPQVAFRETITKRVEQVEGKFIRQSGGKGQYGHVVINIEPGEVGKGFQFVDKIVGGTVPREFIKPAEAGMREALENGILAGYPMVDVKAELVFGSYHDVDSSEMAFKIAGSMAIKDAAKQAGPVILEPVMKVEVVCPEDFLGSVIGDLSSRRGKIGGMTQRGESQVVAAEVPLAEMFGYSTSLRSATQGRAAYTMEFDHYEEVPKAVAEQIITKAAGK; encoded by the coding sequence ATGGCGCGTCACACATCGCTTGATCTGTATCGGAACATCGGCATCATGGCCCACATTGATGCCGGGAAGACGACCACGACCGAGCGCATCCTGTACTACACCGGAAAGAACTACAAGATCGGTGAAGTACATGACGGTGCCGCGACGATGGACTGGATGGAGCAGGAGCAGGAGCGCGGCATCACCATCACTTCCGCGGCGACGACCTGCTTCTGGAAGCGGCACGGCGAGAGCGACAGCGAAGGAACCGGCCCCGAGTACCGGATCAACATCATCGACACCCCGGGACACGTCGACTTCACCGTCGAAGTCGAGCGATCGCTTCGCGTCCTCGACGGCGCCGTGGCACTCCTCGATTCGGTCGCCGGCGTCGAGCCGCAGACCGAAACGGTATGGAAGCAGGCCGATCGCTATCGCGTCCCGCGGATGATCTTCGCGAACAAGATGGACCGCGTCGGCGCCAACTTCGACCGTTGCATGTCGATGATCAAGGACCGGCTCTCGCGGCGCGCATTCGCGCTGCAGCTCCCGGTCGGCACCGGCGAGACGTTCACCGGCCACATCGACGTGATCGCCCGTCGCCAGTACATCTTCGACGACGCCACGATGGGGAAGAATTTCCAGGTCGTCGAGCCGCCGGCCGAGTTCAGCGCAGCGATCGAGGACGCCCGTCATCAGGCGATCGAAGCCGCGGTGGAGTTCGACGACGAGCTGCTGGAGAAATATCTCCAGGGGACCGAACTCTCCGAGGAGGAGATTCACCGCGCCATTCGCAAGGCGACGCTGGCGATGGAGTTCATCCCGGTCCTGTGCGGTGCCTCCTTCAAGAACAAGGGCGTCCAGGCGCTGCTCGACGCGGTCATCGACTATCTCCCGTCGCCGATGGATGTCCCCGCGATCAACGGGCATTCGCCCGCCGACGAAGCCGAGATCATCACGCGTCATCCCGATGACGGTGAGCCATTCGCGGCGCTGGCGTTCAAGATCGCGACCGATCCGTTCGTCGGCCGGCTGACGTTCTTCCGTGTCTACTCCGGGAAGCTCGAGGCCGGGTCGTACGTGTACAACGCGACCAAGGACAAGAAGGAGCGCGTCGCCCGGCTGCTGCAGATGCACGCCAACAAGCGCGACGAGATCCAGGAAGTGCTCGCCGGCGACATCGGCGCCGCGATCGGCCTCAAGGACACCCGCACCGGCGACACGCTGAGCGATGAAGACAAACCGGTGATTCTCGAGGCGATGAAGTTCGCCGAGCCGGTGATCTCGATGTCGATCGAGCCGAAGTCGAAGGCCGATCAGGACAAGCTCGTCATCGCGATGCAGAAGCTGGCCGAAGAGGATCCGACCTTCCGCGTGCGCACCGACGCGGAGACAGGCCAGACGATCATCGCGGGAATGGGCGAGCTCCATCTCGAGATTCTCGTCGACCGGATGAAGCGCGAGTTCAAGGTCGAGGCGAATGTCGGGCGGCCGCAGGTCGCCTTCCGCGAAACGATCACGAAGCGCGTCGAACAGGTCGAGGGGAAGTTCATCCGGCAGTCGGGCGGCAAGGGCCAGTACGGCCATGTCGTCATCAACATCGAGCCGGGCGAAGTCGGCAAGGGCTTCCAGTTCGTCGACAAGATCGTCGGCGGCACGGTGCCGCGCGAGTTCATCAAGCCGGCGGAAGCCGGGATGCGCGAGGCGCTGGAGAACGGCATTCTCGCCGGGTATCCGATGGTCGACGTGAAGGCGGAGCTCGTCTTCGGGTCGTACCACGACGTCGACTCGTCGGAAATGGCGTTCAAGATTGCAGGTTCGATGGCGATCAAGGACGCGGCCAAGCAGGCCGGTCCGGTCATTCTCGAGCCGGTGATGAAGGTCGAGGTCGTCTGCCCCGAGGACTTCCTGGGCTCGGTGATCGGCGATCTCTCGTCACGCCGCGGCAAGATCGGCGGGATGACGCAGCGCGGTGAATCGCAGGTGGTGGCGGCCGAAGTGCCGCTCGCCGAGATGTTCGGCTACTCCACGTCGCTGCGCAGCGCGACGCAGGGGCGCGCCGCGTACACGATGGAGTTCGACCATTACGAAGAAGTGCCCAAGGCTGTCGCCGAGCAGATCATCACGAAGGCGGCAGGGAAGTAG
- the rplW gene encoding 50S ribosomal protein L23 codes for MADLHHVLVRPLITEKSSAAWQDRKEYVFEVHPTATKGQIREALKQLFGVTATSVRTMQMRRNAMIRGQDRGVSARWKKAVVTLRPGDSLAVFES; via the coding sequence ATGGCTGACCTGCATCATGTGCTGGTTCGTCCGTTGATCACCGAGAAGAGCTCCGCGGCATGGCAGGATCGCAAGGAGTACGTCTTCGAGGTGCACCCGACGGCCACCAAGGGACAGATCCGTGAGGCGCTGAAGCAGTTGTTCGGCGTCACCGCGACCAGTGTGCGCACCATGCAGATGCGGCGGAACGCGATGATTCGCGGGCAGGACCGCGGCGTGTCGGCGCGCTGGAAGAAGGCAGTTGTCACCCTCCGGCCCGGCGATTCGCTCGCCGTCTTCGAGAGCTGA
- the rplB gene encoding 50S ribosomal protein L2 produces MAIRQFRPITAGTRFRSVSGFDEITRSTPEKSLLEPIKSTGGRNNQGHITSRYMGGGHKRMYRKIDFKRNKFGIPARVAEIEYDPNRTARIALLVYADGEKRYILHPAGLKQGDTVVSGPGSDVRTGNTLPLSEMPLGTMVHNIETKIGKGGSVARSAGQGAQVMAREGDYVTLRMKSSEMRMIHGRCLATVGEVGNAEHELLSLGKAGKNVWLGRRPHVRGVAMNPVDHPLGGGEGKTSGGRPPVSPWGKAEGKKTRKRKKNSNRLIVRGRKRGKATQ; encoded by the coding sequence ATGGCCATTCGTCAATTCCGTCCGATCACCGCCGGGACGCGGTTCCGCTCGGTCTCCGGGTTCGATGAGATCACCCGGAGCACCCCGGAGAAGTCGCTGCTGGAGCCGATCAAGTCGACCGGCGGCCGCAACAACCAGGGCCACATCACGTCGCGCTACATGGGCGGCGGCCACAAGCGGATGTACCGGAAGATCGACTTCAAGCGGAACAAGTTCGGAATCCCGGCGCGCGTCGCCGAGATCGAGTACGATCCGAACCGTACCGCGCGGATCGCGCTGCTGGTGTACGCCGACGGCGAGAAGCGCTACATCCTCCACCCCGCCGGCCTCAAGCAGGGCGACACGGTGGTGAGCGGGCCGGGGAGTGATGTCCGGACCGGCAACACGCTGCCGCTCTCGGAGATGCCGCTCGGTACCATGGTGCACAACATCGAGACCAAGATCGGCAAGGGCGGTTCGGTCGCCCGGTCGGCGGGTCAGGGTGCCCAGGTGATGGCGCGTGAAGGCGACTATGTGACGCTCCGGATGAAGTCGTCCGAAATGCGGATGATCCACGGTCGTTGTCTCGCCACCGTCGGCGAAGTCGGCAACGCCGAGCACGAGTTGCTGTCGCTCGGCAAGGCCGGCAAGAATGTCTGGCTCGGTCGCAGGCCGCACGTTCGCGGCGTGGCGATGAACCCGGTCGACCACCCGCTCGGCGGCGGCGAAGGGAAGACGTCAGGCGGACGTCCGCCGGTGTCGCCGTGGGGGAAGGCCGAAGGGAAGAAGACGCGGAAGCGGAAGAAGAACTCGAACCGACTCATCGTGCGCGGCCGCAAGCGCGGGAAGGCGACGCAATAA